TCCGTTTTCGTAGCGCGTGAATGTTTTTAAGATTATTACTTAAGTTCGTTTAAATGTAGAGGATAAGTCAAATTCGCGTAGTGATTTAGGCATTCAAGATctacttttaactttttcaagttcaaattcgAGACACTTATTCCTTTTTCGTCATGAGTTTGATTTATATGCATTGACATTACAAGCATGATTTTAGCACTATGTCtaacacatatttttatttcttttataagtaACTTTGACCTTGATATAAAATGAAACAGTATAAAGATATAACAGAAGCAACAATTGATGGAGTGAAGAAAATAGGAAGGATTTGCCTTAAAAGTGGGACAGTGAAGAGACTTATCTATACTGCCTCTATTGTAGCTGCCTCCCCATTGAAGGAAGATGGAATTACTTTCAAAGAATTGATAGATGAAACATGTTGGACACCTCTTAATTTCTCAAATCCATACACTAAACAATGGCTTTGGGTGAGCCTAATTAATCTATTTATTTACCTTTTTATATGATGCATTATATTATCATTAGGGGTGTCAAATGGACGAGTTGGATTGAAATTCGAGATATTGAAACGGCTGAAATAAAAAAcaggttgggtcttgacccgtCCAAGTTTACTTTGGACTCAAATATGTTGAGTTCAAATAGACTAAAAATGGGTTGGTCTTGACCAGCTCGATTTGAtcgattaatctcaataattttagcatagtgatatttaatttttataatcacaattcaaATTTCAgctcaaaatcattttttttataaaaaaaattaacaaatggatagataaatcctaaaagatgtcaagtagataataattcatacctttAATATAGGAACAAGTCttagtaaaaaattttaaaatggattGAAATTTAAGAGTAAATTGAGATCAATTGAGGATCCTCTTGAAATGGAGTAACTTGAGATCAATTTAGGATCCTCTTGAAATGAGTTAGGCTTGAACAGATTAAGATTGAACTCAATTCAAATTGTCTAAAGCCAACCCTTAAAATTCTGAGCGAATTGGGTGGGTTATCTATGTTTGGTTCATTTTTGACACCCCTaattattatcatcataatttttttaatgaatttcatatttcaattatctgttgttccttttttctatattaactatcattctctctctctctctctctctctctatatatatatatatatatatatatatatacatatacacacacacactaaaaCACATCTAGTTGAGTAGATGTTGATAGTTCAagtagaaaaatgaaataaattattaaactagtTAGCGTCGAAGTATGTTTTACTATTACATAAGTAGTGATAATTCAAGTAGAAAAAACGAACAACTGATTTGTATTAAAGtgtgaaactttaaaaaaaaacaacataaattttggttatttatttctttataggACTATACAGAGTCAAAGATGCTAGCAGAAAAAGAGATATTGAAGTTTGAGAAGGAAGGATTGGAGGTGGTTGCATTATGTTGTGGCCTTGTAGGTGGACATACTTTTTTGCCTTATATCCCAACAAGTGGTGGTATGTTCTTGTCAGTGTTAACTCAAGAGAAAGAATTGTACAATAAACTCAAGTTTTTAGAGGATCTTAATGGAAAAGTTCCAATAGTGCATATTGAAGATGAGTGTGAAGCTCATATGTTCTTCATGAATAATGTTGGTTCACTCAGTGGGCGTTTCTTGTGTGCTAGCTCCTTTGTTTCTACTGCAGAGATTGGGAATTACTATGAACACAATTATCCTGAATTTAAGGTCAACCAAGAGTAAGATGTTGTTATCAATCTTGCATTCTACATACATTACTTCCTTGATAACCGACTTGGGTTGTGCTGTGATGGTTGAGATACCTTCGTACTTAATCAAAGGTTTTGGTTTCAAGTCCTAGGAATAGAAATGATTCAATTAGGTGGGTAAGGAGGATAAAATAAACGTTGAATATATCTATTAAGGAAGtcaatttcttcctttttaagGTGTTTTCATGTGTGGATTGTTGGATATATTTGGGTGTGGAGACACTAGGGGCACTATCGATTTCTTACAACTTTATCAAATTAAGAACCCGCTTCAGTCTTACAATCTTGATCACATTTGTTGCTTGCTTCAGCACTCACTCTTGCTTACTTACTTACTTGGTTGATTACAACTCAAATGGATCACCTCTATTTATAGGAGCTGATGGAACAATCTaactaagtatatttttatacTCTATTCTAGAATATTCCTTCAACTACTTAATTCTAGAACATTTCTAGACTATTCTCTCTAGAATACTTTTTCTAGAGATCTTCCTTCAATTCTCCATAACTCTGGAATATTCTAGATTCTTCTTGACTTGTCTTAGTTCATAATTAAGTTGGTGATGAATTCTTAACTCGGACATGATTCTTTTTATGAGTCAATCACGTGATAATTCTTTCTAATATAAGTGGTGATGAGATTAGATCTCAAAACTTTTgactgctctgataccat
The sequence above is a segment of the Solanum lycopersicum chromosome 10, SLM_r2.1 genome. Coding sequences within it:
- the LOC101251933 gene encoding NADPH HC-toxin reductase 1-like isoform X2, which codes for MEERNTCKVCVTGGAGYIGSSLVKELLDKGYIVHATLRNLAASPLKEDGITFKELIDETCWTPLNFSNPYTKQWLWDYTESKMLAEKEILKFEKEGLEVVALCCGLVGGHTFLPYIPTSGGMFLSVLTQEKELYNKLKFLEDLNGKVPIVHIEDECEAHMFFMNNVGSLSGRFLCASSFVSTAEIGNYYEHNYPEFKVLE
- the LOC101251933 gene encoding NADPH HC-toxin reductase 1-like isoform X1, which translates into the protein MEERNTCKVCVTGGAGYIGSSLVKELLDKGYIVHATLRNLAASPLKEDGITFKELIDETCWTPLNFSNPYTKQWLWDYTESKMLAEKEILKFEKEGLEVVALCCGLVGGHTFLPYIPTSGGMFLSVLTQEKELYNKLKFLEDLNGKVPIVHIEDECEAHMFFMNNVGSLSGRFLCASSFVSTAEIGNYYEHNYPEFKVNQEYLNDTKREIKWGSKKLVEKGFVYKYGMKEILDDCLTSARKNGIL